One window of the Candidatus Binatia bacterium genome contains the following:
- a CDS encoding xanthine dehydrogenase family protein molybdopterin-binding subunit — protein sequence MKKNGLKVVGKSFPRVDGRDKASGKALYTVDIELPNMAVGKILRSPYPHARLVKIDASRAEQLPGVIAVITRDDLGALDFYYGAAYKDQPIVAVDKVRFVGDPVAGVAAVDAATAEEALGLIEVEYDELPAVNDLEAALRPGAPLVHESVSAGGELHGHHYQAPEKFKGTNLCYQFSYARGDVAEGFKKSAFIFEDTFTFPRVQHYSMEPHAIIASVESDRITLWASSQDPFTLREHLAEIFRLPLARVRVIVPYVGGGYGGKLSVKTEPLAAALSWKARRPVKIVLSVEESFKTVTRHPARFRIKTGVSRDGLLVARECEIHMETGAYADAGPRVTQKAGYRALGPYRIPHVKSDAYTVYTNTASAGAFRGFGTLQVTWAYESQMDIIAEKMGIDALDFRLKNLLKKGDLYTPGDTPVDCDLKEGLLRAARAIGWKKNSENIGKGLSCCMKDGGGTYKFAAAVAKMISDGSVVLLTGTVELGQGARTALSQVVAEELGLPLHRIVVAQLDTETTPYDPGTNASSSMVVMGLCVQRAAQDLKKQLLSSAAKTLGEKSANLFLKDGHVHNRKGKKIPYSAVIAKYFGANAGEIIGKGAYQDQKNAKAALGAPTTFWETGWGGAEVEVDRDTGKIKLLKYVSIADVGRAIHPVQCEGQDEGAVMFAVGHTLSEEMIYRDGQLLNPNLIDYRVPNFADLPEDFETVLLENENGPGPFGSKGMGEGGLLPVAPAVGNAVYNAVGVRLYDLPLTPERVWRAMKAK from the coding sequence ATGAAAAAGAACGGACTGAAAGTCGTCGGAAAATCTTTCCCCCGTGTCGACGGGAGAGACAAGGCTTCCGGGAAGGCGCTCTACACGGTCGATATCGAGCTGCCGAACATGGCGGTGGGGAAGATCCTGCGGAGTCCCTACCCTCACGCCAGGTTGGTCAAGATAGACGCAAGCAGAGCCGAGCAGCTTCCCGGCGTGATCGCCGTGATCACGCGCGACGATCTCGGCGCGCTCGATTTCTACTACGGCGCGGCGTACAAAGACCAGCCGATCGTCGCCGTGGACAAGGTGAGGTTTGTGGGCGATCCGGTGGCAGGCGTGGCGGCGGTGGACGCGGCGACGGCCGAGGAGGCGCTTGGGTTGATCGAGGTTGAGTATGACGAGCTTCCCGCGGTCAACGATCTCGAAGCGGCGCTGAGGCCCGGCGCTCCGCTGGTTCACGAGAGCGTTTCCGCCGGCGGCGAGCTGCACGGCCACCACTATCAGGCGCCGGAAAAATTCAAAGGCACCAATCTCTGCTACCAGTTCAGCTACGCGAGGGGGGACGTCGCCGAAGGATTTAAAAAATCGGCGTTCATTTTCGAGGACACCTTCACGTTTCCGCGCGTGCAGCACTACTCGATGGAGCCGCACGCGATCATCGCGAGCGTCGAGAGCGACCGGATCACGCTCTGGGCGTCGAGCCAGGACCCGTTCACCTTGCGCGAGCATCTCGCTGAAATCTTCCGCCTACCGCTCGCCCGCGTGCGCGTCATCGTGCCTTACGTCGGCGGCGGCTACGGCGGCAAGCTGTCGGTCAAGACCGAGCCGCTCGCGGCGGCGCTGTCGTGGAAGGCGCGCCGGCCGGTCAAGATCGTTCTCTCCGTCGAAGAGAGCTTCAAGACGGTCACGCGCCATCCCGCGCGCTTTCGCATCAAAACCGGCGTCAGCCGCGACGGCCTCTTGGTCGCGCGCGAATGCGAGATTCACATGGAGACCGGCGCCTACGCGGACGCCGGGCCGCGCGTCACGCAAAAGGCCGGCTACCGCGCGCTCGGCCCGTACCGCATTCCCCACGTCAAGTCCGACGCCTACACCGTCTACACCAACACCGCGTCGGCCGGCGCGTTCCGCGGCTTCGGCACCTTGCAGGTCACCTGGGCCTACGAGTCGCAGATGGATATCATCGCGGAAAAAATGGGTATCGACGCGCTCGATTTCCGCCTCAAAAACCTGCTCAAGAAGGGCGATCTCTACACGCCGGGAGATACGCCGGTGGATTGCGATCTCAAGGAAGGACTGCTGCGCGCCGCGCGCGCGATCGGCTGGAAGAAAAACAGCGAGAACATCGGCAAAGGGCTAAGCTGCTGCATGAAAGACGGAGGCGGAACCTACAAGTTCGCTGCCGCGGTCGCCAAGATGATCTCCGACGGCAGTGTCGTCTTGTTGACCGGAACGGTCGAGCTGGGACAGGGAGCGCGGACGGCGCTGAGCCAGGTCGTGGCGGAAGAGCTCGGTCTGCCTCTGCATCGCATCGTCGTCGCGCAGCTCGACACGGAGACGACGCCCTACGATCCGGGAACCAACGCCAGCAGCTCGATGGTCGTCATGGGCCTCTGTGTGCAGCGCGCCGCTCAGGATTTAAAAAAACAGCTCTTGTCGTCGGCCGCGAAAACGCTGGGAGAAAAAAGCGCCAACTTATTTCTCAAAGACGGCCACGTGCACAACCGCAAAGGCAAGAAGATTCCCTACAGCGCGGTCATCGCCAAATACTTCGGCGCGAACGCCGGCGAGATCATCGGCAAGGGCGCGTATCAGGATCAAAAGAACGCCAAGGCGGCGCTCGGAGCCCCAACCACCTTTTGGGAGACCGGCTGGGGCGGCGCGGAAGTCGAAGTCGACCGCGACACCGGAAAGATCAAGCTTTTGAAATACGTCTCCATCGCCGATGTCGGACGCGCGATCCATCCGGTCCAGTGCGAGGGCCAGGACGAAGGCGCGGTGATGTTCGCCGTCGGCCACACGCTCTCCGAGGAAATGATCTACCGGGACGGCCAGCTTCTCAATCCCAATCTCATCGACTACCGCGTGCCGAATTTTGCCGACCTGCCGGAAGATTTTGAAACCGTCCTGTTGGAAAATGAAAACGGTCCGGGGCCCTTCGGGTCGAAGGGCATGGGCGAAGGCGGGCTCCTTCCCGTCGCGCCGGCCGTCGGCAACGCGGTTTACAATGCCGTCGGCGTCAGACTCTACGACTTGCCGCTCACGCCGGAAAGAGTCTGGCGGGCGATGAAGGCTAAATAA